The Salmo salar chromosome ssa02, Ssal_v3.1, whole genome shotgun sequence genome segment ATATTATTTCAGGGCCTAAAAAGGGAAGAAAGACAAGTGGCTGGACAAAAAAAGAGCCATTTTCATTGTAATTCATTGACTTGTTCCAAATGCCAGGCTAAAAAGGCAAAGAAAAGAGGCTAGACATTAATGGTCGCAGATGCCCTCGTGAAGAGAAGGGCCTGTGTATGCATTACGGCCTTTGTTCGCGGGGAGTTAAACAGTTTAAAAGGAGGGTTAAGTCAATCCATCAAATTGTCTGAAATTGTGAGGAAAATTCAAAAACCATATGGCCTCCAAACGTTTGAGTCCTTTTTGTGCGGTGGGACACACTTGTCTCAGCATTGCTGCCTGCGGGAGACCGGGCGGGCTCCATTGTGACTTGTCACATCGGGGAAGGCATCTCATTTGTCCCCAGTTTTCATGCTTTACGCTCAAAATTATGGCCTCGTCCCGCAGCCCCGCAGAACAAAAAAACACCCATAAAGGCTCAGGAAAACTGGCCCAAAACTTTGTGTTTTTGTGGCATCCCAGACCCTCTTTTCTCCCCCAGCACCAGATTTGCGATTCTCACATAAATTTCGTCCCGAATGGGGAAACACGTTGCCGGGTCAAGAAGCCAAGACACGCATTTAGCAGTTTGAAAGAGAGTGAGATGGCTGAGCCACAAAATGTTTCGAGTATCCTCACAAATGGGATACAATGGAACAAAAAATATTGAAGTATTATAAGGGATCATGGTTGCTAAATAGGCTACTCTAAACGTCCATAATATAGGCCTGCATTGAATTAGCTTCATAAAGGATTTCAGTCCTCCCCCTTGATTCTGCATATAGTCACCATTTTTTCTAGGACTAAATATCGAAATTATAATCTATcagtataataatgacataaacagCGTTTTGAGAAAAGCCATTTTATTTCCATAGTATATACATTACAGAATGTGCATTGGTTTTCAAATACTGTCCTGATTTTAGAAAGGCACTTACAGGTGTACAAAACATAACAAATCTATTCAACCATAGAGTACTCTATTGTATCCAAACAAATGAATATATTCCTACGGTCCAGTAACTGTAGCTCCATGTCGAAATATCAGCgcagtattttgtatttttataaccTTTGTTTGATCATTTCTCTATAAAACGCATAACTTGGTTTTTGATCCTTTGAATTTGCCTTTCGTATCATGCAATGCAGCATAATGATTATGGTTGGTGTAATTATGACTAGCTAATTATGTAAACGCTGTGTACAAACGGTCTGAACTCGAGTAGACCTATATGTATGATAAGGGATATCTCAAAAAATAAACAAGCGATATAATTTAAATGGAAAAATAAATAGATAtgatcaacaaaacaaaacatgcatttcaACATGCAAAACCTATCGAAAATATTTCATAAAACTGACATACTTTAAGCATATGACATAGTGTTACATAAATATGAACAAGGatcaatgtgtgcgtgtgtgtgtgtgtgtgtgtgtgtgtgtgtgtgtgtgtgtgtgttgagaaagagagagataactaaaatacgtgtgtgagtgtgtgtgtgagagagagagagagagaaataactcaaagaggtgtgtgtgtctggtagaCAATTACATGTTTCAAAATAATAGCATTATCTTTAGTTCTGATTACGAAACCTATATTGCTTTCATTGACATTTGAAGACAAGAGGAAACTGTCCGACTGCTGATGAATACAATTGAATATAGCACTGCATAGGCTATTTGTTGTACTGTTCATGCTTACTGTGAATATCTGTGTGCCGATACAAAATTCACAACAGACTAGTAAATGTTCTGAGATGATGTACGAATGTCAGCAGGGGAAAGTTACAATCGTAGTAAGGATTGTTACTGCTTTTTGTCgtcatttttgtatttcattATCCCACTGCGCAATCAGTCATCCACATCAATTTCTAGGTCTTCGTCGTCCTCTGAGCATTCTTTACTTGTTGTGTGGTCTGAAAATGGCGACAAGGGGGACATCCGCAGCCTGCGAGCGAGCGAGTACTCTTGTCCGCCACTCTGCGCGGGAGAATCGGCTCGTGGGTGATGTCCGAGCGTTCCGTTGGCGCATTTCTCGAGGTCAGCGAGCTTGGCGAGTTTCTCCAGAGGTACAATACCGTCACCTATAGTTTTGGCCGACTCCACGTCGGCCTTCATCTCCTCCAGATCTCGCTTTAGTTTGGCTCTCCTGTTCTGGAACCACGTGATGACTTGGGCGTTCGTTAGACCCAATTGTTGGGCGATTTGGTCTCGGTCAGCGGGAGACAAATATTTCTGATACAGGAATCTTTTCTCTAATTCGTAGATTTGGTGGTTGGTGAAGGCAGTCCTGGACTTCCTTCGTTTCTTCGGGGTGTTTCTTTGCCCAAAGAGAGTCATTCCGTCTCTCCCTGCCCAAACAAAGATAAAATGTTAAGTCAGTGATATGTTGGTGTCATTCTCATGCTGCTAAGGCATTGGCTCTGCAGGGCGTTGAACTCTGtatttaaacattttaaacatATTTTTGAGATATTTGACCCCAAATCAATGATCATTTTTAAAATAAGTTATATTGGCCTATATACCAAATATAAACGTAGACGTAATGTTATGCATTCATCATAAAGAGAACAATTGCACAATTCCAGCTGGTAAATTCATGAATAGCCTCTTTTTCACCTTTCCAAATTACTCACAGAAGAGATACAATGTAACATTTTCTGGCAAACAATCTTGTTTAAAACCTAATGTTCAATGCCTATTTTTAGATACAATATTACTTCATTATATTTTCACAGATCAaatgaaaaataataaaatgtGCATTGCAATGTTATGAAAGTAATATCGATATAATGATTATAAGTCCATAAATACCATCATATTTACCTTCAGCTGCTTGTAGCACGCTAACTTCGAGCCCCTTGAAGGTTTTGCTAGCTAGTTCTTCCAGGGCGCAGAGTGGTGAGGTTTGTGTGAGCAGTGCCCGGTTGGACAGAGCAGAGATGCTGGACGAACGGTGCTTCTCAGCCGATGAAATCAGGTGTGCTGTCCCACAAATGGTGTAACTTCGTTTCACGGAGGGTTTGTTGAGAATGTCTTGGATACTGAAAGGTGTCAGTGGCTTATTCGAGTTTGCAGGCGGAGGAAGATGGTCCAACGGACTACGCCTCCTATTCTCGACCGCATCACATTTGGCGACTTCTTTGGATGTCATTATTAGTGCGTTAGTTGTTACGCAAGCtaactttaaaaatgtttttgaatcGCTAACAAGGAAAACAACAAACACAGATATCAAATAATATCGAACCCTATCGAAGAAACAGTCACATTACAGTCACCAAATGCACGccatggctgcaaactttcttgCAAAAAGAAACATAAAAAAA includes the following:
- the LOC123730437 gene encoding transcription factor LBX1-like; the encoded protein is MTSKEVAKCDAVENRRRSPLDHLPPPANSNKPLTPFSIQDILNKPSVKRSYTICGTAHLISSAEKHRSSSISALSNRALLTQTSPLCALEELASKTFKGLEVSVLQAAEGRDGMTLFGQRNTPKKRRKSRTAFTNHQIYELEKRFLYQKYLSPADRDQIAQQLGLTNAQVITWFQNRRAKLKRDLEEMKADVESAKTIGDGIVPLEKLAKLADLEKCANGTLGHHPRADSPAQSGGQEYSLARRLRMSPLSPFSDHTTSKECSEDDEDLEIDVDD